A region from the Spirochaetae bacterium HGW-Spirochaetae-1 genome encodes:
- the atpB gene encoding ATP synthase F0 subunit A yields the protein MIRLVHFVNTFVTSGGGNGKEESMYDIVMHHLTDHVLTGGIWDTINNNYLNEKIFGIFDMRITKWVLMLWVAMLLCLIVFIPLARKIKRDAMGSTSRWVNMWEALIGFVHDEIVEPNFHGTAKNKAMPYFLTVFFFILFANYIGLVPGAATSTGNLGVTAGLAICTLIGIISVGFIKQGPLWIVKGIVPGGIPLALFPLIWVIELMGMCIKPFALTVRLFANMTAGHVVIIIFIYLVMMFQNYFIGIGSVAGSLMIYLLELLVAFIQAYIFATLSAMFIGEAMHHH from the coding sequence ATGATCCGGTTGGTGCACTTCGTTAATACCTTTGTCACATCAGGTGGCGGAAATGGAAAGGAAGAGTCGATGTATGATATAGTAATGCATCACCTTACGGACCATGTTCTTACAGGTGGTATCTGGGATACAATCAATAACAACTATCTAAATGAAAAGATTTTTGGAATTTTCGATATGAGAATCACCAAGTGGGTCCTCATGCTCTGGGTAGCCATGTTATTGTGTCTGATAGTGTTTATTCCTCTTGCCCGCAAGATTAAGCGGGATGCCATGGGATCTACATCCCGATGGGTTAACATGTGGGAAGCGCTTATCGGTTTTGTGCATGATGAAATCGTGGAGCCTAATTTTCACGGCACCGCGAAAAACAAGGCAATGCCTTATTTTCTTACCGTATTCTTTTTTATACTGTTTGCCAATTATATCGGGCTTGTTCCCGGTGCTGCAACATCAACGGGCAATCTGGGTGTAACGGCCGGATTGGCAATTTGTACTCTTATAGGAATAATATCAGTTGGTTTTATAAAACAGGGGCCACTCTGGATTGTTAAGGGCATTGTTCCCGGCGGTATTCCATTGGCACTGTTCCCCCTTATATGGGTCATCGAGCTCATGGGGATGTGTATCAAGCCCTTCGCTCTCACTGTTCGTCTTTTTGCCAACATGACGGCGGGGCATGTTGTTATCATAATATTTATCTATCTTGTTATGATGTTTCAGAATTATTTTATTGGAATTGGTTCCGTGGCCGGTTCATTGATGATTTATCTGCTCGAGCTGCTGGTTGCTTTTATCCAGGCGTATATATTTGCAACCCTGTCGGCGATGTTCATTGGTGAGGCTATGCATCATCACTAA